A window of Nitrosopumilus sp. b3 contains these coding sequences:
- a CDS encoding coenzyme F420-0:L-glutamate ligase yields MELTVLPLLAERKQDTFDIFETLLETLEKNDTKLQEGDVLVISTKYISNAQGRIVDLSKIKTSEEGLEIAKKYQLKQEIAEIIIRESDKIYGGIGGFVITSADNIMAPNAGIDKSNAKEGKAILYPQNPYLISEQIRRKIFLKMLIHVGVILVDSRLMPARIGTSGVAVACAGIEPVLDMRAKKDLDGTPLKVTFQAVVDNIATIANYKMGEGGESKPIAIVRNSDAKLTDRKISPSEMAISPDQCVYVRGLSNPPGH; encoded by the coding sequence GTGGAATTGACAGTTTTACCACTTTTAGCTGAAAGAAAGCAAGATACATTTGATATTTTTGAGACATTATTAGAAACTTTAGAAAAAAATGATACTAAATTGCAAGAAGGAGATGTTTTAGTAATTTCCACAAAATACATTTCAAATGCACAAGGAAGAATTGTGGATCTTTCAAAAATCAAAACATCAGAAGAAGGATTAGAGATTGCAAAAAAATACCAGTTAAAACAGGAAATAGCAGAAATAATTATCAGAGAATCAGACAAAATCTATGGCGGGATAGGTGGATTTGTGATCACATCAGCTGATAACATCATGGCACCAAATGCAGGTATTGACAAGTCTAATGCAAAAGAAGGCAAAGCAATTTTGTATCCTCAAAACCCCTATCTTATTTCAGAACAAATTCGCAGAAAGATTTTCTTAAAGATGCTAATTCATGTAGGAGTAATTCTTGTAGATAGTAGACTAATGCCTGCAAGAATTGGAACTTCCGGAGTTGCAGTTGCGTGTGCAGGGATTGAACCAGTTTTAGATATGAGGGCAAAAAAAGATCTTGACGGTACTCCACTAAAAGTTACTTTTCAAGCAGTGGTAGATAACATTGCAACAATTGCCAATTACAAAATGGGTGAAGGTGGTGAATCAAAACCAATTGCAATAGTAAGAAACTCAGATGCTAAACTTACAGATAGAAAGATCAGTCCTTCAGAAATGGCAATATCACCAGATCAATGTGTCTATGTTAGAGGATTATCAAATCCACCCGGACACTAG
- a CDS encoding universal stress protein — translation MSKNFKNIAVAIITPTHTKKSFDVGLELAKKVGSNLTIIECMYKIQPKLYFFETKSDKKIAQKQISKLKAELVNWKKIAQDQGINIKTKFALTDSISHWVIDYVKDNKIDLLIVDYPKLSMVEMSLYDDIINAIHHESHCHLLTTKP, via the coding sequence ATGTCAAAGAATTTCAAAAATATAGCAGTTGCAATAATCACACCAACCCACACAAAAAAGTCATTTGATGTAGGGCTTGAACTAGCAAAAAAAGTTGGCTCAAATTTGACTATCATTGAGTGCATGTATAAAATTCAACCAAAGTTGTATTTTTTTGAAACAAAATCCGATAAAAAAATTGCTCAAAAACAGATTTCAAAATTAAAGGCTGAATTGGTGAATTGGAAAAAAATTGCTCAAGATCAAGGAATAAACATTAAGACAAAATTTGCTTTAACAGATTCCATATCACATTGGGTTATCGATTATGTCAAAGATAATAAAATTGATCTCTTAATTGTAGACTATCCCAAACTATCGATGGTAGAAATGTCACTATATGACGACATTATTAACGCGATTCATCATGAATCCCATTGCCATCTTTTAACCACAAAACCCTAA
- a CDS encoding 2-oxoacid:ferredoxin oxidoreductase subunit beta, whose protein sequence is MALKLADYKTDVHNDWCPGCGDFGIVNAIQMALAEMEIERDKATIFSGIGCSGKTSHFINTYGVHTLHGRVLTFAQGAKIANPEMTVIAAGGDGDGLGIGAGHFVAAGRRNVDMTYIIFDNGVYGLTKGQASPTLKLGEQTKSLPSPNTNFNVNPIGLAVASGFTFVARGYSYDIKHLKSLIIQAVKHKGLSFLDVLQPCPTYNDINTRDWYAGTDLVDEAQKRHSRIYKLEEQGYDPVVHYDSVAEVNEKLSQSLIKSLEWDTKIPTGVFYKNELISPYNQRLKDKIPNYCENPPAKQNISQNGKPITDISAILDSLQV, encoded by the coding sequence ATGGCGCTTAAACTTGCAGACTATAAGACAGATGTGCACAACGATTGGTGTCCTGGATGTGGGGACTTTGGTATTGTCAATGCCATTCAAATGGCATTAGCTGAGATGGAAATAGAGCGAGACAAAGCAACAATCTTTTCGGGAATTGGCTGTTCTGGTAAGACGTCACATTTTATCAACACTTATGGTGTTCATACATTACATGGTCGTGTTTTGACATTTGCACAAGGTGCAAAGATTGCAAATCCTGAGATGACAGTAATCGCTGCTGGTGGTGATGGTGATGGCTTGGGAATTGGCGCAGGTCATTTTGTAGCAGCTGGAAGACGTAATGTCGATATGACTTACATTATTTTTGATAATGGTGTTTATGGATTAACAAAGGGCCAAGCATCACCAACTCTGAAACTAGGAGAACAAACAAAATCATTGCCCTCACCAAATACCAATTTCAATGTTAATCCAATAGGTCTTGCAGTTGCAAGTGGATTTACTTTTGTTGCACGTGGATATTCTTATGACATTAAACATCTAAAATCTTTAATTATTCAGGCAGTTAAACACAAAGGATTATCCTTTTTGGATGTGTTGCAGCCATGCCCCACTTACAATGATATCAATACTAGAGATTGGTATGCTGGTACTGATTTAGTTGATGAGGCACAAAAAAGACATTCACGAATTTACAAACTTGAAGAGCAAGGGTATGATCCAGTTGTCCATTATGACTCTGTAGCTGAAGTAAATGAGAAATTATCTCAATCCCTCATTAAATCACTAGAGTGGGATACCAAGATACCTACTGGAGTCTTTTACAAAAATGAATTAATCTCGCCCTACAACCAAAGACTAAAAGACAAGATTCCAAATTACTGTGAAAACCCTCCTGCAAAACAAAACATCTCCCAAAATGGCAAGCCAATCACTGATATTTCTGCAATTTTAGATTCTCTTCAAGTGTGA
- a CDS encoding 2-oxoacid:ferredoxin oxidoreductase subunit alpha translates to MSTADFTWLIGGPQGSGVESGANIFSKVCAEMGYQIFGKREFYSNIKGEHSYFTVRICDEKINSNINDVTLMVSFDAETLFRHFDEVVSGGGIIYDSDLEKSKTDDVNTLDAPFKERLHKELESKNKPFTIAGVLEIAKEKGVKLYPVSFKSILATLAEELENPRLKGLVRMFNVIGVALSLGLVKMPPDSLNKTIGEIFAKKAEIAKINQETATYSYNYASAKFESFNHLLTGTEKEPDTILVQGFQGTALGKMACGCRMQPYYPITPASDESVFLESNEIVEVSGDRPGSTAVIQCEDEISAMGMTIGAALTGTRAATCTSGPGFALMTEMLGWAGMNEVPIVITNYQRSGPSTGLPTRHGQDDLLFAVYAGHGDFPKIVYASGDIEESFYDTGNVFNYADIFQVPVIHMMDKFHASSVITCKRFDPQKITVNRGKLLEKVEGEYRRFAFTDDGVSPRSRLGLDNGVFWNTGDESDELGHITEDPILRVKMMDKRMSRLDLILKEIPESQQALSFGVEANTIISWGSAKGPILDAIDMLKKEGISIGYVQIKLMNPFPADYVTALLKDAKTIIDIEANHSGQLGKLFKQNVGRDIDHFILKYSGRAMTSTEVYDSLKKIIDGKAEKREVLMHGA, encoded by the coding sequence GTGAGCACGGCTGATTTTACCTGGTTAATAGGCGGTCCACAAGGTAGTGGTGTTGAGTCAGGTGCAAATATCTTCTCCAAAGTTTGCGCTGAGATGGGATATCAGATATTTGGTAAAAGAGAGTTTTATTCTAATATCAAGGGTGAGCATAGTTACTTTACAGTAAGAATTTGTGATGAGAAAATTAATTCAAACATTAATGATGTAACCTTGATGGTGTCATTTGATGCTGAAACCCTCTTTCGTCATTTTGATGAAGTAGTTTCTGGTGGCGGAATTATTTATGATTCTGATTTAGAAAAATCAAAAACAGATGATGTTAACACATTAGATGCTCCATTCAAAGAAAGATTGCACAAAGAATTAGAATCAAAAAATAAACCATTTACAATTGCAGGAGTTTTAGAGATTGCCAAAGAAAAAGGGGTTAAACTCTATCCTGTTTCTTTCAAATCCATTCTTGCAACACTTGCTGAAGAACTTGAAAATCCGAGACTCAAAGGATTGGTTAGAATGTTCAATGTGATTGGCGTTGCATTATCTTTAGGATTGGTTAAAATGCCTCCTGATTCATTAAATAAAACTATTGGAGAAATTTTTGCAAAAAAAGCAGAGATTGCAAAAATTAATCAAGAGACTGCAACTTATTCATATAATTATGCATCTGCAAAGTTTGAATCATTCAATCATTTACTAACGGGAACTGAAAAAGAACCTGACACTATTCTAGTTCAAGGATTTCAAGGAACTGCACTTGGTAAGATGGCATGTGGTTGTAGAATGCAACCATACTATCCAATTACACCAGCATCTGACGAATCTGTATTTCTTGAATCAAACGAAATTGTTGAAGTAAGTGGAGATAGGCCAGGTTCCACTGCAGTAATTCAATGCGAAGATGAAATTTCTGCAATGGGGATGACAATTGGTGCTGCATTAACTGGAACACGTGCTGCAACCTGTACTTCTGGTCCGGGATTTGCATTGATGACTGAAATGCTTGGATGGGCAGGAATGAATGAGGTCCCAATTGTAATTACAAATTATCAAAGAAGTGGTCCGTCAACTGGACTACCAACTAGACATGGCCAAGATGATTTACTCTTTGCAGTATATGCCGGCCATGGAGACTTTCCAAAGATTGTTTATGCATCAGGTGACATTGAGGAGAGCTTTTACGATACAGGTAATGTCTTCAATTACGCTGACATTTTCCAAGTCCCAGTAATCCACATGATGGATAAATTCCATGCAAGCTCTGTGATTACTTGCAAAAGATTTGATCCTCAAAAAATAACAGTCAATCGTGGTAAATTATTAGAAAAAGTGGAAGGTGAGTATAGGCGATTTGCATTTACTGATGATGGGGTATCTCCCCGCTCTAGATTGGGACTTGATAATGGAGTCTTTTGGAATACAGGTGATGAATCCGATGAATTAGGCCACATCACAGAAGACCCAATTTTACGTGTAAAAATGATGGATAAAAGAATGTCCCGACTAGATTTAATCTTAAAAGAAATCCCAGAATCCCAACAAGCATTGTCTTTTGGAGTTGAAGCGAATACTATAATTTCATGGGGTTCTGCAAAAGGTCCTATTCTTGATGCCATTGATATGCTAAAAAAAGAAGGAATCTCAATCGGGTATGTGCAAATAAAACTCATGAATCCATTTCCAGCTGATTATGTAACTGCATTGCTCAAAGATGCAAAGACCATAATCGATATTGAAGCTAATCATTCAGGACAACTGGGAAAATTATTCAAACAAAATGTTGGACGTGATATTGATCACTTCATCTTAAAATACTCTGGTAGAGCCATGACTAGTACTGAAGTTTATGATTCACTTAAAAAAATTATTGACGGCAAAGCCGAAAAACGGGAGGTCTTGATGCATGGCGCTTAA
- a CDS encoding D-glycerate dehydrogenase yields MKNKVFLTRTLHDFALKELKKKYQVEIHSGKIPIPQTKLRSKIKEVDGIICFPYDKINKDTIDLAKNLKVISTYSVGFDHIDVNYAKKKKIRVGYTPEVLTDATADLAFTLLLDVLRRVSEGDRIIREGKWKEIYGAHDYVGVDLQGKTLGILGLGRIGRTLAKRAKAFDMKIIYHNRNRISKSKEKAMGVKYTSFEKLVTQSDVLSIHVPHTKETDHLFNMKVFRKMKKSAFLINTARGKIVNEKELAIALKKNIIAGAGLDVFEEEPMNRKNPLIKLQNVVLAPHIGSSTKETRAKMAQITVKNLNLGMNGKKPIYSVGY; encoded by the coding sequence ATGAAAAACAAAGTCTTTCTTACAAGAACTTTGCATGATTTTGCATTAAAAGAGTTAAAGAAAAAATATCAGGTTGAAATTCATTCGGGAAAAATTCCAATTCCTCAAACAAAGCTTCGATCAAAAATAAAAGAGGTGGATGGAATCATCTGTTTCCCATATGATAAAATCAATAAAGATACAATTGATCTAGCAAAGAATCTAAAAGTGATCAGCACCTATAGTGTGGGTTTTGATCATATTGATGTTAATTATGCAAAGAAAAAGAAAATTCGTGTCGGATACACTCCAGAAGTACTAACTGATGCAACAGCTGATTTAGCATTTACCCTATTACTAGATGTGCTAAGACGAGTCTCTGAGGGAGATAGAATAATCCGTGAAGGTAAATGGAAAGAAATCTACGGAGCACATGATTATGTTGGAGTGGATCTACAAGGAAAGACTCTCGGCATACTAGGCCTAGGTAGAATTGGCAGAACTCTTGCAAAGAGAGCAAAAGCATTTGACATGAAAATCATTTATCACAATAGAAATCGCATCTCAAAATCCAAAGAAAAAGCAATGGGTGTAAAATATACCTCATTTGAAAAACTAGTCACACAAAGTGATGTTTTGTCAATTCATGTCCCCCATACAAAAGAGACAGATCATTTGTTTAACATGAAAGTTTTTAGAAAAATGAAAAAATCAGCATTTCTAATTAATACGGCAAGAGGAAAAATTGTAAATGAAAAAGAACTTGCAATTGCACTGAAGAAAAACATCATTGCAGGTGCAGGATTAGATGTCTTTGAAGAAGAACCAATGAATAGGAAAAATCCATTAATCAAATTACAAAATGTTGTCCTTGCACCACATATCGGCAGTTCAACAAAAGAAACTAGAGCAAAGATGGCCCAAATTACGGTCAAAAATTTGAATCTAGGAATGAATGGGAAAAAGCCGATCTATTCAGTTGGATATTGA
- a CDS encoding Vms1/Ankzf1 family peptidyl-tRNA hydrolase, with amino-acid sequence MKNFLNPDEIDPLEWLSINQFLYDIKQIDSPCISVYYPYGKGLETISLLEETKRNESFEKIEAKIENKISELKDNPVSVGKFTKTLCIFGWMKDNKANIKVIGTSKKLPYVYMASKKPFIKPFKDILKTNYNVLVVTLDQKTARIQKFYGSQIVLESKLRIDLQGRHRKGGQSQGRFLRARQTKIHVFFKKIANKVLEMDSDSDLILLGGIGTAKTEFYDELNSELAKKCRFVENLSFSTSKKEIEKKLIHHLYQYRKKYVEEIIEKYENLVKQGLTAKRNSVIFKALEIGAVDTLIVSSNYYSDSQFKKILKMLEAAKNTSCKIEFASSQKVIKKLELDNSVLAILRYRIK; translated from the coding sequence GTGAAAAATTTTCTAAATCCTGATGAAATAGATCCTCTTGAATGGCTTTCGATTAATCAATTTCTATATGATATTAAGCAAATTGATTCTCCTTGCATCTCAGTGTATTATCCGTATGGCAAGGGACTTGAAACCATATCTTTGCTCGAGGAAACAAAGAGAAATGAGTCATTTGAAAAAATTGAAGCAAAAATTGAAAACAAAATATCTGAACTCAAAGACAATCCTGTTTCTGTTGGCAAGTTTACAAAAACACTCTGTATTTTTGGATGGATGAAAGACAACAAAGCAAACATCAAAGTGATTGGAACCTCAAAAAAACTTCCATATGTCTACATGGCAAGCAAAAAACCATTTATCAAACCATTCAAAGATATCTTAAAAACAAATTACAATGTATTGGTAGTTACACTAGATCAAAAAACTGCAAGAATACAAAAATTTTATGGAAGTCAGATAGTTTTAGAATCCAAACTCAGAATTGATTTGCAGGGAAGACATAGAAAGGGAGGACAAAGTCAAGGAAGATTCCTTAGAGCGAGACAAACAAAAATTCATGTATTCTTTAAAAAAATTGCAAACAAAGTCCTAGAGATGGATTCTGATTCTGATTTAATTTTATTGGGTGGGATTGGTACTGCAAAAACAGAATTTTATGATGAACTTAATTCAGAGTTGGCAAAAAAATGCAGATTTGTTGAAAACTTGTCTTTTTCTACATCAAAAAAAGAAATTGAAAAGAAATTAATTCACCATCTATATCAATACAGAAAAAAATATGTTGAAGAAATAATTGAAAAATATGAAAACCTAGTCAAACAAGGACTTACTGCAAAAAGAAATAGTGTCATTTTCAAGGCTTTAGAAATTGGGGCAGTTGATACTCTGATTGTTTCATCAAATTATTACTCTGATTCTCAATTTAAAAAAATTCTAAAGATGCTAGAGGCTGCAAAAAACACTTCGTGCAAAATAGAATTTGCATCTTCCCAAAAAGTTATCAAAAAACTAGAACTTGATAATTCCGTTTTAGCTATACTTCGATACAGAATAAAGTGA
- a CDS encoding 3-isopropylmalate dehydratase large subunit codes for MNIVEKILARASGKSSVSPDDVIFANVDKVMVHDVSGPGVIKVFDKLKKQGISVDKLWDPTKVWVAEDHFVPSAEKVSAENIVKLSNFTKQYGIEKHFKYGMGQYGICHTISHEEAMVMPGEVYVGGDSHTNTTGALGAFACGLGHTDIAYVLLNGKIWFKVPETMYFKLNGKLPDHVMAKDLILKIIGEIGTDGGAYRTMQFGGSGVEEMSVESRLTLCNMTTEAGAKNGIVEPDQKVVDYLSSRGAANFNLIKGDDDAEYSKIFEYEASEMEPTVAKPFSPENISIVREAPSVELDKSYIGSCTGAKYEDLVAAAKILKGRQVKIRTEILPAAISIYKRAMENGLLKIFLDAGVTVGPPTCGACCGAHMGVLAKDEICISTTNRNFPGRMGHVESQTYLASPLVAAASAVTGKITDPRDL; via the coding sequence ATGAACATTGTTGAGAAGATCCTTGCACGTGCATCTGGAAAGTCTTCAGTCTCCCCTGATGATGTAATTTTTGCCAATGTTGATAAGGTAATGGTTCATGACGTCTCTGGACCTGGAGTAATCAAGGTATTTGATAAACTAAAGAAGCAAGGAATCTCAGTTGATAAGTTATGGGATCCAACAAAAGTTTGGGTTGCAGAAGATCATTTTGTGCCATCAGCAGAAAAAGTATCAGCTGAAAATATTGTAAAACTATCCAATTTTACTAAGCAATACGGAATTGAAAAACACTTCAAATATGGAATGGGGCAATATGGAATTTGCCATACAATATCTCACGAAGAAGCAATGGTTATGCCAGGTGAAGTCTATGTTGGTGGGGATTCTCATACAAACACTACTGGTGCATTGGGTGCATTTGCATGTGGTTTAGGACATACAGATATTGCTTATGTTTTGCTTAATGGGAAGATCTGGTTTAAGGTTCCTGAAACTATGTACTTTAAACTAAATGGAAAATTACCCGATCATGTGATGGCAAAAGATTTGATTCTAAAAATTATTGGGGAGATTGGAACTGATGGTGGTGCATACAGAACAATGCAGTTTGGTGGAAGCGGTGTTGAAGAAATGTCCGTTGAAAGTAGATTGACACTATGTAATATGACTACAGAAGCTGGTGCAAAAAATGGAATTGTAGAACCTGATCAAAAAGTAGTTGATTATCTTTCTAGTCGTGGTGCTGCGAATTTTAATTTGATTAAAGGTGATGATGATGCAGAATATTCTAAAATATTTGAATATGAGGCATCAGAGATGGAGCCAACTGTTGCAAAACCGTTTTCTCCTGAAAACATCTCAATTGTAAGAGAAGCACCTAGTGTTGAATTGGATAAATCGTATATTGGTTCATGCACTGGTGCAAAATATGAAGATTTGGTAGCAGCTGCAAAAATTCTCAAAGGAAGACAAGTAAAGATTAGAACAGAAATTTTACCAGCAGCTATTTCAATTTACAAGCGTGCAATGGAGAATGGTCTTTTGAAAATATTTTTGGATGCTGGTGTTACCGTAGGACCTCCTACATGTGGTGCATGTTGTGGCGCTCACATGGGTGTATTAGCAAAAGATGAAATTTGCATTAGTACTACTAATCGAAACTTCCCCGGAAGAATGGGACATGTTGAATCTCAAACATATCTTGCATCCCCACTAGTTGCTGCTGCATCTGCAGTTACAGGGAAGATAACTGATCCGAGGGATTTGTAA
- the leuD gene encoding 3-isopropylmalate dehydratase small subunit (catalyzes the isomerization between 2-isopropylmalate and 3-isopropylmalate in leucine biosynthesis): MKGNIIKYAQDNIDTDVIIPGQYLKVHDYAELATHAMEGLDPDFHSKVKEGDFILSGKNFGCGSSREHAPIALSHSGIKAVLALSFARIFYRNAVDGAFLLPIEIDQDAYDGISEGDEIDIDVSANEIKNLTKNQIYKMKPFSEIIGKIITAGGLFKYKPDQD; encoded by the coding sequence ATGAAGGGAAACATAATAAAATATGCACAGGATAATATTGACACTGATGTGATCATTCCCGGTCAGTATCTTAAAGTTCATGATTATGCAGAACTTGCAACACATGCAATGGAGGGACTTGATCCCGATTTTCATTCTAAAGTAAAGGAAGGTGATTTTATTTTGTCTGGTAAAAATTTCGGATGTGGCTCAAGTCGTGAGCATGCGCCAATTGCTTTATCTCATTCGGGAATAAAGGCAGTACTTGCATTGTCCTTTGCAAGAATTTTTTACAGAAATGCAGTAGATGGGGCATTCTTGTTACCTATAGAAATTGATCAAGATGCATATGATGGTATATCCGAAGGTGATGAGATAGACATTGATGTTTCAGCAAATGAAATCAAAAATCTTACAAAAAATCAGATATACAAAATGAAACCATTCTCAGAAATCATTGGAAAAATTATTACTGCTGGTGGTCTATTCAAGTACAAACCAGACCAGGATTAA
- a CDS encoding AAA family ATPase — MSKLEYVIMIGVALSGKTTYIKANFDHERVALSFFDNDRKKELKYIEKCLGEGKSVVIDDTNLTSNIRKQHIDLAKKYNAKVRGILMNTSRGLLEKRQKSRREPFPLAVIYKQLKELETPVSDEGFDELIVKKDYEQPKDT; from the coding sequence GTGTCAAAATTAGAATATGTAATAATGATCGGTGTTGCTCTAAGTGGAAAGACCACATACATCAAGGCAAATTTTGATCATGAGCGTGTGGCTTTATCATTTTTTGATAACGATAGAAAAAAAGAATTGAAATACATTGAAAAATGTCTTGGAGAAGGAAAAAGCGTTGTTATTGACGATACCAATCTAACTAGCAACATTCGAAAACAACACATTGATCTAGCAAAAAAATACAATGCCAAAGTAAGAGGTATCTTGATGAATACCTCAAGAGGATTACTTGAAAAAAGACAAAAAAGCAGACGAGAACCATTTCCATTAGCAGTGATTTACAAACAACTCAAAGAACTAGAAACGCCAGTAAGTGATGAAGGCTTTGATGAACTTATTGTAAAAAAAGACTATGAACAACCCAAAGACACATGA
- a CDS encoding FAD-dependent oxidoreductase, giving the protein MAHNFDVIIIGGGILGTSISYFLSHLNKSKKIAVIEQEHNVAFHTSGRNTGKVHAPYLYNPEKKQLFAKAAFHGYEMWEEYSKLRNLPFKKDGVIEVALDKKGNSVLEKYLKWGKQNGLEDKDIKLMDSAELKKIEPEIKCESALYVYKDGSTDYSIFTDSVMKDSESSGTKFILDTKVTKIKKENGKWKITLDEQHEVFTKFLINAAGGEAINIAHDVGIAEKLTDVHFRGEYWKVPKEYHNLTKTSVYSVPEFPDYPFLDPHWIIRVDGSCEIGPNAVPVFSPYGYNKTENIKEFIPKMLEMLGSGARKAIFDKQFQELAINEIQSSMSKSAMIYRVKRFLPKIDADKITEKGTAGIRSSVIDEDGKFVPDVILIDDETSFHILNYNSPGATGALPFASHIINHLNTKGLFQSENIDAQCGPWKFSEIIEKLER; this is encoded by the coding sequence ATGGCACATAATTTTGATGTAATAATTATCGGAGGCGGGATTCTCGGAACATCTATCTCATATTTTCTATCACATCTAAACAAATCAAAAAAAATTGCAGTAATTGAGCAAGAACATAATGTTGCATTCCACACCAGCGGTAGAAACACAGGAAAAGTTCATGCACCGTATTTGTACAATCCTGAAAAGAAACAATTGTTTGCAAAAGCTGCTTTTCATGGATATGAGATGTGGGAAGAGTATTCCAAATTAAGAAACTTGCCTTTCAAAAAAGACGGAGTGATAGAAGTTGCATTGGACAAAAAAGGTAATTCAGTTCTTGAAAAATATCTAAAGTGGGGTAAACAAAATGGGTTAGAAGACAAAGACATCAAACTAATGGACAGCGCAGAGCTTAAAAAAATAGAACCTGAAATAAAATGTGAATCAGCACTATATGTTTACAAAGATGGGTCAACAGACTATTCAATATTTACAGATTCAGTTATGAAAGACAGTGAATCTAGCGGAACTAAATTCATTTTAGACACAAAGGTAACAAAAATCAAAAAAGAGAATGGTAAATGGAAGATCACACTAGATGAACAACATGAAGTATTTACAAAATTTCTAATTAATGCTGCAGGAGGAGAAGCAATCAATATAGCTCATGACGTAGGAATTGCAGAAAAACTCACAGATGTCCATTTTAGAGGAGAATATTGGAAAGTCCCAAAAGAATACCACAACTTGACTAAAACAAGCGTATACTCTGTTCCAGAATTTCCAGATTATCCATTTTTAGATCCTCACTGGATTATCAGAGTTGATGGAAGTTGTGAGATTGGTCCAAATGCAGTTCCTGTATTTAGCCCATATGGATACAACAAAACAGAAAACATCAAAGAGTTTATTCCAAAGATGTTAGAGATGCTAGGTTCTGGTGCAAGAAAAGCGATTTTTGACAAACAATTTCAAGAGCTTGCAATCAATGAGATTCAATCATCAATGTCAAAATCAGCAATGATTTACAGAGTAAAAAGATTTCTACCGAAGATTGATGCAGACAAAATTACAGAGAAAGGTACTGCAGGAATTAGATCATCAGTAATTGATGAGGATGGAAAGTTTGTGCCAGATGTTATTCTAATTGATGATGAGACATCGTTTCATATTCTAAATTACAACTCACCAGGTGCCACGGGTGCATTACCATTTGCATCACACATCATTAATCATCTAAACACAAAGGGGCTATTTCAGAGTGAAAATATCGATGCTCAATGTGGGCCATGGAAATTTTCGGAAATCATTGAGAAACTAGAGAGATAG
- a CDS encoding ChuX/HutX family heme-like substrate-binding protein yields the protein MLFDLLSDIVANDDVLLIVKNNGATSETRSNSLSIRQKEKWITIGDNDGPAHMHVNSEKIKSAEFVQEVKPERTSFSVQFFDDNKERVLAAFFTKMYDDSKKLIPARKNAYDELKQKFSSKIKF from the coding sequence ATGCTTTTTGATTTATTATCTGACATAGTGGCAAATGATGACGTTTTACTAATAGTAAAAAATAATGGTGCCACAAGTGAAACTAGAAGCAATTCACTTAGTATCAGACAAAAAGAAAAATGGATTACTATAGGGGATAATGATGGCCCTGCACATATGCATGTAAATTCTGAAAAAATAAAATCTGCAGAATTTGTTCAAGAAGTAAAGCCTGAAAGAACTAGTTTTAGTGTGCAGTTCTTTGATGACAATAAAGAACGTGTTTTAGCGGCATTTTTTACAAAAATGTATGATGATTCTAAAAAACTAATTCCTGCAAGAAAGAACGCATATGATGAATTAAAACAAAAATTCTCATCCAAAATTAAATTTTAA